A section of the Jaculus jaculus isolate mJacJac1 chromosome 6, mJacJac1.mat.Y.cur, whole genome shotgun sequence genome encodes:
- the Pou6f1 gene encoding POU domain, class 6, transcription factor 1 isoform X6 has protein sequence MATFSQAPSQPQASQTLTPLAVQAAPQVLTQENLATVLTGVMVPAGAVTQPLLIPISIAGQVAGQQGLAVWTIPTATVAALPGLTAASPTGGIFKPPLAGLQAAAVLNTALPAPVQAAAPVQASSPAQPRPPAQPQTLFQPQPLLQTTPAILPQPAAAPTAAPTPKPVDTAPQITVQPAGFALSPGIISAASLGGQTQILGSLATAPVITNAIPSMPGISSQILTNAQGQVIGTLPWVVNSASVAASAPAPSLQVQAVTPQLLLNAQGQVIATLASSPLPQPVAVRKPSTPESPAKSEVQPIQPTPAVPPPAVVITSSAPAAKPSASAPIPITCSETPTVSQLVSKPHTPSLDEDGINLEEIREFAKNFKIRRLSLGLTQTQVGQALTATEGPAYSQSAICRFEKLDITPKSAQKLKPVLEKWLNEAELRNQEGQQNLMEFVGGEPSKKRKRRTSFTPQAIEALNAYFEKNPLPTGQEITEIAKELNYDREVVRVWFCNRRQTLKNTSKLNVFQIP, from the exons ATGGCCACCTTCAGCCAGGCCCCAAGCCAGCCTCAGGCATCGCAGACCCTGACGCCACTGGCTGTACAAGCTGCCCCCCAG GTCTTGACTCAGGAAAACTTAGCCACAGTTCTGACAGGAGTTATGGTTCCAGCAGGGGCAGTTACTCAACCTCTTCTTATCCCCATCAGTATTGCAGGTCAAGTGGCTGGGCAGCAGGGGCTGGCCGTGTGGACAATTCCTACAGCAACTGTAGCTGCCCTCCCAGGACTGACCGCTGCTTCTCCTACGGGGGGAATTTTCAAGCCACCATTAGCTGGTCTCCAAG CAGCTGCCGTGCTGAACACCGCCCTCCCGGCACCTGTGCAAGCTGCCGCACCGGTCCAGGCCTCCTCGCCAGCCCAGCCCCGGCCACCAGCCCAGCCCCAGACGCTGTTCCAGCCCCAGCCGCTGCTGCAGACCACACCTGCCATCCTCCCGCAGCCCGCCGCTGCCCCCACcgctgcccccacccccaaaccaGTGGACACCGCCCCACAGATCACCGTCCAGCCTGCAGGCTTCGCACTTAGCCCGGGAATC ATCAGTGCTGCTTCCCTGGGGGGCCAGACCCAGATCCTGGGCTCCCTCGCCACAGCTCCCGTCATTACCAACGCCATTCCCAGCATGCCGGGGATCAGCAGTCAGATCCTCACCAATGCTCAGGGACAG GTTATTGGAACACTGCCATGGGTAGTGAACTCAGCTAGCGTGGCGGCCTCGGCACCAGCACCAAGCCTGCAGGTCCAGGCCGTGACCCCCCAACTCTTATTGAATGCCCAGGGTCAGGTGATTGCGACCCTAGCCAGcagccccctgcctcagcctgtgGCTGTCCGGAAGCCGAGCACCCCGGAGTCCCCTGCTAAGAGTGAG GTGCAGCCCATCCAGCCCACACCGGCTGTGCCCCCGCCTGCGGTGGTAATCaccagctcagccccagcagcCAAACCGTCTGCCTCTGCTCCCATCCCGATCACCTGCTCAGAGACGCCTACAGTCAGCCAGTTGGTGTCCA AGCCACATACTCCAAGTCTGGATGAAGATGGGATCAACTTAGAGGAGATCCGGGAGTTTGCCAAGAACTTTAAGATCCGGCGGCTCTCCTTGGGCCTTACACAGACCCAAGTGGGTCAGGCGCTGACTGCGACAGAAGGGCCAGCCTACAGCCAGTCAGCCATCTGCCG CTTTGAGAAGCTGGACATCACGCCCAAGAGCGCCCAGAAGCTGAAGCCCGTGCTGGAGAAGTGGCTGAACGAGGCGGAGCTCCGGAACCAGGAAGGCCAGCAGAACCTGATGGAGTTCGTAGGTGGCGAGCCCTCCAAGAAACGCAAGCGCCGTACGTCCTTCACGCCGCAGGCCATAGAAGCCCTCAACGCCTACTTCGAGAAGAATCCGCTGCCCACGGGCCAGGAGATCACGGAGATTGCCAAGGAGCTCAACTATGACCGGGAGGTGGTGCGGGTCTGGTTCTGCAATCGGCGTCAGACGCTCAAGAACACCAGCAAGCTGAATGTCTTTCAGATCCCTTAG
- the Pou6f1 gene encoding POU domain, class 6, transcription factor 1 isoform X3 — protein sequence MDPGARSDSSLTVNEQVIVMSGHETIRVLEVGVDAQLPTEEESKGLEGVAAEGSQVGGPSEATEPAGEAGPHTPDPSVEATVKSLPGIPPSPAPTMATFSQAPSQPQASQTLTPLAVQAAPQVLTQENLATVLTGVMVPAGAVTQPLLIPISIAGQVAGQQGLAVWTIPTATVAALPGLTAASPTGGIFKPPLAGLQAAAVLNTALPAPVQAAAPVQASSPAQPRPPAQPQTLFQPQPLLQTTPAILPQPAAAPTAAPTPKPVDTAPQITVQPAGFALSPGIISAASLGGQTQILGSLATAPVITNAIPSMPGISSQILTNAQGQVIGTLPWVVNSASVAASAPAPSLQVQAVTPQLLLNAQGQVIATLASSPLPQPVAVRKPSTPESPAKSEVQPIQPTPAVPPPAVVITSSAPAAKPSASAPIPITCSETPTVSQLVSKPHTPSLDEDGINLEEIREFAKNFKIRRLSLGLTQTQVGQALTATEGPAYSQSAICRFEKLDITPKSAQKLKPVLEKWLNEAELRNQEGQQNLMEFVGGEPSKKRKRRTSFTPQAIEALNAYFEKNPLPTGQEITEIAKELNYDREVVRVWFCNRRQTLKNTSKLNVFQIP from the exons ATGGATCCTGGAGCCCGGTCTGACTCGTCTCTGACAGTCAATGAGCAG GTCATCGTGATGTCAGGCCACGAGACTATTCGAGTCCTGGAAGTTGGAGTGGATGCCCAGCTCCCCACTGAGGAAGAGAGCAAAGGCCTGGAGGGTGTGGCGGCTGAGGGCTCCCAGGTCGGAGGCCCCAGTGAAGCCACTGAGCCTGCTGGCGAAGCTGGGCCACATACCCCAGACCCCTCGGTAGAGGCAACTG TGAAGTCACTCCCTGGGATCCCTCCAAGTCCTGCCCCTACCATGGCCACCTTCAGCCAGGCCCCAAGCCAGCCTCAGGCATCGCAGACCCTGACGCCACTGGCTGTACAAGCTGCCCCCCAG GTCTTGACTCAGGAAAACTTAGCCACAGTTCTGACAGGAGTTATGGTTCCAGCAGGGGCAGTTACTCAACCTCTTCTTATCCCCATCAGTATTGCAGGTCAAGTGGCTGGGCAGCAGGGGCTGGCCGTGTGGACAATTCCTACAGCAACTGTAGCTGCCCTCCCAGGACTGACCGCTGCTTCTCCTACGGGGGGAATTTTCAAGCCACCATTAGCTGGTCTCCAAG CAGCTGCCGTGCTGAACACCGCCCTCCCGGCACCTGTGCAAGCTGCCGCACCGGTCCAGGCCTCCTCGCCAGCCCAGCCCCGGCCACCAGCCCAGCCCCAGACGCTGTTCCAGCCCCAGCCGCTGCTGCAGACCACACCTGCCATCCTCCCGCAGCCCGCCGCTGCCCCCACcgctgcccccacccccaaaccaGTGGACACCGCCCCACAGATCACCGTCCAGCCTGCAGGCTTCGCACTTAGCCCGGGAATC ATCAGTGCTGCTTCCCTGGGGGGCCAGACCCAGATCCTGGGCTCCCTCGCCACAGCTCCCGTCATTACCAACGCCATTCCCAGCATGCCGGGGATCAGCAGTCAGATCCTCACCAATGCTCAGGGACAG GTTATTGGAACACTGCCATGGGTAGTGAACTCAGCTAGCGTGGCGGCCTCGGCACCAGCACCAAGCCTGCAGGTCCAGGCCGTGACCCCCCAACTCTTATTGAATGCCCAGGGTCAGGTGATTGCGACCCTAGCCAGcagccccctgcctcagcctgtgGCTGTCCGGAAGCCGAGCACCCCGGAGTCCCCTGCTAAGAGTGAG GTGCAGCCCATCCAGCCCACACCGGCTGTGCCCCCGCCTGCGGTGGTAATCaccagctcagccccagcagcCAAACCGTCTGCCTCTGCTCCCATCCCGATCACCTGCTCAGAGACGCCTACAGTCAGCCAGTTGGTGTCCA AGCCACATACTCCAAGTCTGGATGAAGATGGGATCAACTTAGAGGAGATCCGGGAGTTTGCCAAGAACTTTAAGATCCGGCGGCTCTCCTTGGGCCTTACACAGACCCAAGTGGGTCAGGCGCTGACTGCGACAGAAGGGCCAGCCTACAGCCAGTCAGCCATCTGCCG CTTTGAGAAGCTGGACATCACGCCCAAGAGCGCCCAGAAGCTGAAGCCCGTGCTGGAGAAGTGGCTGAACGAGGCGGAGCTCCGGAACCAGGAAGGCCAGCAGAACCTGATGGAGTTCGTAGGTGGCGAGCCCTCCAAGAAACGCAAGCGCCGTACGTCCTTCACGCCGCAGGCCATAGAAGCCCTCAACGCCTACTTCGAGAAGAATCCGCTGCCCACGGGCCAGGAGATCACGGAGATTGCCAAGGAGCTCAACTATGACCGGGAGGTGGTGCGGGTCTGGTTCTGCAATCGGCGTCAGACGCTCAAGAACACCAGCAAGCTGAATGTCTTTCAGATCCCTTAG
- the Pou6f1 gene encoding POU domain, class 6, transcription factor 1 isoform X5: MVWKLYFSVTSAFALLIPSYPGCTRCGQAPTQLTLAMDPGARSDSSLTVNEQVIVMSGHETIRVLEVGVDAQLPTEEESKGLEGVAAEGSQVGGPSEATEPAGEAGPHTPDPSVEATVKSLPGIPPSPAPTMATFSQAPSQPQASQTLTPLAVQAAPQVLTQENLATVLTGVMVPAGAVTQPLLIPISIAGQVAGQQGLAVWTIPTATVAALPGLTAASPTGGIFKPPLAGLQAAAVLNTALPAPVQAAAPVQASSPAQPRPPAQPQTLFQPQPLLQTTPAILPQPAAAPTAAPTPKPVDTAPQITVQPAGFALSPGIVQPIQPTPAVPPPAVVITSSAPAAKPSASAPIPITCSETPTVSQLVSKPHTPSLDEDGINLEEIREFAKNFKIRRLSLGLTQTQVGQALTATEGPAYSQSAICRFEKLDITPKSAQKLKPVLEKWLNEAELRNQEGQQNLMEFVGGEPSKKRKRRTSFTPQAIEALNAYFEKNPLPTGQEITEIAKELNYDREVVRVWFCNRRQTLKNTSKLNVFQIP; encoded by the exons ATGGTCTGGAAATTATACTTCAGTGTCACATCAGCCTTTGCTCTTCTAATCCCATCTTACCCAGGATGCACTAGGTGTGGGCAGGCGCCCACCCAGCTGACACTGGCCATGGATCCTGGAGCCCGGTCTGACTCGTCTCTGACAGTCAATGAGCAG GTCATCGTGATGTCAGGCCACGAGACTATTCGAGTCCTGGAAGTTGGAGTGGATGCCCAGCTCCCCACTGAGGAAGAGAGCAAAGGCCTGGAGGGTGTGGCGGCTGAGGGCTCCCAGGTCGGAGGCCCCAGTGAAGCCACTGAGCCTGCTGGCGAAGCTGGGCCACATACCCCAGACCCCTCGGTAGAGGCAACTG TGAAGTCACTCCCTGGGATCCCTCCAAGTCCTGCCCCTACCATGGCCACCTTCAGCCAGGCCCCAAGCCAGCCTCAGGCATCGCAGACCCTGACGCCACTGGCTGTACAAGCTGCCCCCCAG GTCTTGACTCAGGAAAACTTAGCCACAGTTCTGACAGGAGTTATGGTTCCAGCAGGGGCAGTTACTCAACCTCTTCTTATCCCCATCAGTATTGCAGGTCAAGTGGCTGGGCAGCAGGGGCTGGCCGTGTGGACAATTCCTACAGCAACTGTAGCTGCCCTCCCAGGACTGACCGCTGCTTCTCCTACGGGGGGAATTTTCAAGCCACCATTAGCTGGTCTCCAAG CAGCTGCCGTGCTGAACACCGCCCTCCCGGCACCTGTGCAAGCTGCCGCACCGGTCCAGGCCTCCTCGCCAGCCCAGCCCCGGCCACCAGCCCAGCCCCAGACGCTGTTCCAGCCCCAGCCGCTGCTGCAGACCACACCTGCCATCCTCCCGCAGCCCGCCGCTGCCCCCACcgctgcccccacccccaaaccaGTGGACACCGCCCCACAGATCACCGTCCAGCCTGCAGGCTTCGCACTTAGCCCGGGAATC GTGCAGCCCATCCAGCCCACACCGGCTGTGCCCCCGCCTGCGGTGGTAATCaccagctcagccccagcagcCAAACCGTCTGCCTCTGCTCCCATCCCGATCACCTGCTCAGAGACGCCTACAGTCAGCCAGTTGGTGTCCA AGCCACATACTCCAAGTCTGGATGAAGATGGGATCAACTTAGAGGAGATCCGGGAGTTTGCCAAGAACTTTAAGATCCGGCGGCTCTCCTTGGGCCTTACACAGACCCAAGTGGGTCAGGCGCTGACTGCGACAGAAGGGCCAGCCTACAGCCAGTCAGCCATCTGCCG CTTTGAGAAGCTGGACATCACGCCCAAGAGCGCCCAGAAGCTGAAGCCCGTGCTGGAGAAGTGGCTGAACGAGGCGGAGCTCCGGAACCAGGAAGGCCAGCAGAACCTGATGGAGTTCGTAGGTGGCGAGCCCTCCAAGAAACGCAAGCGCCGTACGTCCTTCACGCCGCAGGCCATAGAAGCCCTCAACGCCTACTTCGAGAAGAATCCGCTGCCCACGGGCCAGGAGATCACGGAGATTGCCAAGGAGCTCAACTATGACCGGGAGGTGGTGCGGGTCTGGTTCTGCAATCGGCGTCAGACGCTCAAGAACACCAGCAAGCTGAATGTCTTTCAGATCCCTTAG
- the Pou6f1 gene encoding POU domain, class 6, transcription factor 1 isoform X2: protein MVWKLYFSVTSAFALLIPSYPGCTRCGQAPTQLTLAMDPGARSDSSLTVNEQVIVMSGHETIRVLEVGVDAQLPTEEESKGLEGVAAEGSQVGGPSEATEPAGEAGPHTPDPSVEATVKSLPGIPPSPAPTMATFSQAPSQPQASQTLTPLAVQAAPQVLTQENLATVLTGVMVPAGAVTQPLLIPISIAGQVAGQQGLAVWTIPTATVAALPGLTAASPTGGIFKPPLAGLQAAVLNTALPAPVQAAAPVQASSPAQPRPPAQPQTLFQPQPLLQTTPAILPQPAAAPTAAPTPKPVDTAPQITVQPAGFALSPGIISAASLGGQTQILGSLATAPVITNAIPSMPGISSQILTNAQGQVIGTLPWVVNSASVAASAPAPSLQVQAVTPQLLLNAQGQVIATLASSPLPQPVAVRKPSTPESPAKSEVQPIQPTPAVPPPAVVITSSAPAAKPSASAPIPITCSETPTVSQLVSKPHTPSLDEDGINLEEIREFAKNFKIRRLSLGLTQTQVGQALTATEGPAYSQSAICRFEKLDITPKSAQKLKPVLEKWLNEAELRNQEGQQNLMEFVGGEPSKKRKRRTSFTPQAIEALNAYFEKNPLPTGQEITEIAKELNYDREVVRVWFCNRRQTLKNTSKLNVFQIP from the exons ATGGTCTGGAAATTATACTTCAGTGTCACATCAGCCTTTGCTCTTCTAATCCCATCTTACCCAGGATGCACTAGGTGTGGGCAGGCGCCCACCCAGCTGACACTGGCCATGGATCCTGGAGCCCGGTCTGACTCGTCTCTGACAGTCAATGAGCAG GTCATCGTGATGTCAGGCCACGAGACTATTCGAGTCCTGGAAGTTGGAGTGGATGCCCAGCTCCCCACTGAGGAAGAGAGCAAAGGCCTGGAGGGTGTGGCGGCTGAGGGCTCCCAGGTCGGAGGCCCCAGTGAAGCCACTGAGCCTGCTGGCGAAGCTGGGCCACATACCCCAGACCCCTCGGTAGAGGCAACTG TGAAGTCACTCCCTGGGATCCCTCCAAGTCCTGCCCCTACCATGGCCACCTTCAGCCAGGCCCCAAGCCAGCCTCAGGCATCGCAGACCCTGACGCCACTGGCTGTACAAGCTGCCCCCCAG GTCTTGACTCAGGAAAACTTAGCCACAGTTCTGACAGGAGTTATGGTTCCAGCAGGGGCAGTTACTCAACCTCTTCTTATCCCCATCAGTATTGCAGGTCAAGTGGCTGGGCAGCAGGGGCTGGCCGTGTGGACAATTCCTACAGCAACTGTAGCTGCCCTCCCAGGACTGACCGCTGCTTCTCCTACGGGGGGAATTTTCAAGCCACCATTAGCTGGTCTCCAAG CTGCCGTGCTGAACACCGCCCTCCCGGCACCTGTGCAAGCTGCCGCACCGGTCCAGGCCTCCTCGCCAGCCCAGCCCCGGCCACCAGCCCAGCCCCAGACGCTGTTCCAGCCCCAGCCGCTGCTGCAGACCACACCTGCCATCCTCCCGCAGCCCGCCGCTGCCCCCACcgctgcccccacccccaaaccaGTGGACACCGCCCCACAGATCACCGTCCAGCCTGCAGGCTTCGCACTTAGCCCGGGAATC ATCAGTGCTGCTTCCCTGGGGGGCCAGACCCAGATCCTGGGCTCCCTCGCCACAGCTCCCGTCATTACCAACGCCATTCCCAGCATGCCGGGGATCAGCAGTCAGATCCTCACCAATGCTCAGGGACAG GTTATTGGAACACTGCCATGGGTAGTGAACTCAGCTAGCGTGGCGGCCTCGGCACCAGCACCAAGCCTGCAGGTCCAGGCCGTGACCCCCCAACTCTTATTGAATGCCCAGGGTCAGGTGATTGCGACCCTAGCCAGcagccccctgcctcagcctgtgGCTGTCCGGAAGCCGAGCACCCCGGAGTCCCCTGCTAAGAGTGAG GTGCAGCCCATCCAGCCCACACCGGCTGTGCCCCCGCCTGCGGTGGTAATCaccagctcagccccagcagcCAAACCGTCTGCCTCTGCTCCCATCCCGATCACCTGCTCAGAGACGCCTACAGTCAGCCAGTTGGTGTCCA AGCCACATACTCCAAGTCTGGATGAAGATGGGATCAACTTAGAGGAGATCCGGGAGTTTGCCAAGAACTTTAAGATCCGGCGGCTCTCCTTGGGCCTTACACAGACCCAAGTGGGTCAGGCGCTGACTGCGACAGAAGGGCCAGCCTACAGCCAGTCAGCCATCTGCCG CTTTGAGAAGCTGGACATCACGCCCAAGAGCGCCCAGAAGCTGAAGCCCGTGCTGGAGAAGTGGCTGAACGAGGCGGAGCTCCGGAACCAGGAAGGCCAGCAGAACCTGATGGAGTTCGTAGGTGGCGAGCCCTCCAAGAAACGCAAGCGCCGTACGTCCTTCACGCCGCAGGCCATAGAAGCCCTCAACGCCTACTTCGAGAAGAATCCGCTGCCCACGGGCCAGGAGATCACGGAGATTGCCAAGGAGCTCAACTATGACCGGGAGGTGGTGCGGGTCTGGTTCTGCAATCGGCGTCAGACGCTCAAGAACACCAGCAAGCTGAATGTCTTTCAGATCCCTTAG
- the Pou6f1 gene encoding POU domain, class 6, transcription factor 1 isoform X4 — MVWKLYFSVTSAFALLIPSYPGCTRCGQAPTQLTLAMDPGARSDSSLTVNEQVIVMSGHETIRVLEVGVDAQLPTEEESKGLEGVAAEGSQVGGPSEATEPAGEAGPHTPDPSVEATVKSLPGIPPSPAPTMATFSQAPSQPQASQTLTPLAVQAAPQVLTQENLATVLTGVMVPAGAVTQPLLIPISIAGQVAGQQGLAVWTIPTATVAALPGLTAASPTGGIFKPPLAGLQAAAVLNTALPAPVQAAAPVQASSPAQPRPPAQPQTLFQPQPLLQTTPAILPQPAAAPTAAPTPKPVDTAPQITVQPAGFALSPGIVIGTLPWVVNSASVAASAPAPSLQVQAVTPQLLLNAQGQVIATLASSPLPQPVAVRKPSTPESPAKSEVQPIQPTPAVPPPAVVITSSAPAAKPSASAPIPITCSETPTVSQLVSKPHTPSLDEDGINLEEIREFAKNFKIRRLSLGLTQTQVGQALTATEGPAYSQSAICRFEKLDITPKSAQKLKPVLEKWLNEAELRNQEGQQNLMEFVGGEPSKKRKRRTSFTPQAIEALNAYFEKNPLPTGQEITEIAKELNYDREVVRVWFCNRRQTLKNTSKLNVFQIP; from the exons ATGGTCTGGAAATTATACTTCAGTGTCACATCAGCCTTTGCTCTTCTAATCCCATCTTACCCAGGATGCACTAGGTGTGGGCAGGCGCCCACCCAGCTGACACTGGCCATGGATCCTGGAGCCCGGTCTGACTCGTCTCTGACAGTCAATGAGCAG GTCATCGTGATGTCAGGCCACGAGACTATTCGAGTCCTGGAAGTTGGAGTGGATGCCCAGCTCCCCACTGAGGAAGAGAGCAAAGGCCTGGAGGGTGTGGCGGCTGAGGGCTCCCAGGTCGGAGGCCCCAGTGAAGCCACTGAGCCTGCTGGCGAAGCTGGGCCACATACCCCAGACCCCTCGGTAGAGGCAACTG TGAAGTCACTCCCTGGGATCCCTCCAAGTCCTGCCCCTACCATGGCCACCTTCAGCCAGGCCCCAAGCCAGCCTCAGGCATCGCAGACCCTGACGCCACTGGCTGTACAAGCTGCCCCCCAG GTCTTGACTCAGGAAAACTTAGCCACAGTTCTGACAGGAGTTATGGTTCCAGCAGGGGCAGTTACTCAACCTCTTCTTATCCCCATCAGTATTGCAGGTCAAGTGGCTGGGCAGCAGGGGCTGGCCGTGTGGACAATTCCTACAGCAACTGTAGCTGCCCTCCCAGGACTGACCGCTGCTTCTCCTACGGGGGGAATTTTCAAGCCACCATTAGCTGGTCTCCAAG CAGCTGCCGTGCTGAACACCGCCCTCCCGGCACCTGTGCAAGCTGCCGCACCGGTCCAGGCCTCCTCGCCAGCCCAGCCCCGGCCACCAGCCCAGCCCCAGACGCTGTTCCAGCCCCAGCCGCTGCTGCAGACCACACCTGCCATCCTCCCGCAGCCCGCCGCTGCCCCCACcgctgcccccacccccaaaccaGTGGACACCGCCCCACAGATCACCGTCCAGCCTGCAGGCTTCGCACTTAGCCCGGGAATC GTTATTGGAACACTGCCATGGGTAGTGAACTCAGCTAGCGTGGCGGCCTCGGCACCAGCACCAAGCCTGCAGGTCCAGGCCGTGACCCCCCAACTCTTATTGAATGCCCAGGGTCAGGTGATTGCGACCCTAGCCAGcagccccctgcctcagcctgtgGCTGTCCGGAAGCCGAGCACCCCGGAGTCCCCTGCTAAGAGTGAG GTGCAGCCCATCCAGCCCACACCGGCTGTGCCCCCGCCTGCGGTGGTAATCaccagctcagccccagcagcCAAACCGTCTGCCTCTGCTCCCATCCCGATCACCTGCTCAGAGACGCCTACAGTCAGCCAGTTGGTGTCCA AGCCACATACTCCAAGTCTGGATGAAGATGGGATCAACTTAGAGGAGATCCGGGAGTTTGCCAAGAACTTTAAGATCCGGCGGCTCTCCTTGGGCCTTACACAGACCCAAGTGGGTCAGGCGCTGACTGCGACAGAAGGGCCAGCCTACAGCCAGTCAGCCATCTGCCG CTTTGAGAAGCTGGACATCACGCCCAAGAGCGCCCAGAAGCTGAAGCCCGTGCTGGAGAAGTGGCTGAACGAGGCGGAGCTCCGGAACCAGGAAGGCCAGCAGAACCTGATGGAGTTCGTAGGTGGCGAGCCCTCCAAGAAACGCAAGCGCCGTACGTCCTTCACGCCGCAGGCCATAGAAGCCCTCAACGCCTACTTCGAGAAGAATCCGCTGCCCACGGGCCAGGAGATCACGGAGATTGCCAAGGAGCTCAACTATGACCGGGAGGTGGTGCGGGTCTGGTTCTGCAATCGGCGTCAGACGCTCAAGAACACCAGCAAGCTGAATGTCTTTCAGATCCCTTAG
- the Pou6f1 gene encoding POU domain, class 6, transcription factor 1 isoform X1, whose product MVWKLYFSVTSAFALLIPSYPGCTRCGQAPTQLTLAMDPGARSDSSLTVNEQVIVMSGHETIRVLEVGVDAQLPTEEESKGLEGVAAEGSQVGGPSEATEPAGEAGPHTPDPSVEATVKSLPGIPPSPAPTMATFSQAPSQPQASQTLTPLAVQAAPQVLTQENLATVLTGVMVPAGAVTQPLLIPISIAGQVAGQQGLAVWTIPTATVAALPGLTAASPTGGIFKPPLAGLQAAAVLNTALPAPVQAAAPVQASSPAQPRPPAQPQTLFQPQPLLQTTPAILPQPAAAPTAAPTPKPVDTAPQITVQPAGFALSPGIISAASLGGQTQILGSLATAPVITNAIPSMPGISSQILTNAQGQVIGTLPWVVNSASVAASAPAPSLQVQAVTPQLLLNAQGQVIATLASSPLPQPVAVRKPSTPESPAKSEVQPIQPTPAVPPPAVVITSSAPAAKPSASAPIPITCSETPTVSQLVSKPHTPSLDEDGINLEEIREFAKNFKIRRLSLGLTQTQVGQALTATEGPAYSQSAICRFEKLDITPKSAQKLKPVLEKWLNEAELRNQEGQQNLMEFVGGEPSKKRKRRTSFTPQAIEALNAYFEKNPLPTGQEITEIAKELNYDREVVRVWFCNRRQTLKNTSKLNVFQIP is encoded by the exons ATGGTCTGGAAATTATACTTCAGTGTCACATCAGCCTTTGCTCTTCTAATCCCATCTTACCCAGGATGCACTAGGTGTGGGCAGGCGCCCACCCAGCTGACACTGGCCATGGATCCTGGAGCCCGGTCTGACTCGTCTCTGACAGTCAATGAGCAG GTCATCGTGATGTCAGGCCACGAGACTATTCGAGTCCTGGAAGTTGGAGTGGATGCCCAGCTCCCCACTGAGGAAGAGAGCAAAGGCCTGGAGGGTGTGGCGGCTGAGGGCTCCCAGGTCGGAGGCCCCAGTGAAGCCACTGAGCCTGCTGGCGAAGCTGGGCCACATACCCCAGACCCCTCGGTAGAGGCAACTG TGAAGTCACTCCCTGGGATCCCTCCAAGTCCTGCCCCTACCATGGCCACCTTCAGCCAGGCCCCAAGCCAGCCTCAGGCATCGCAGACCCTGACGCCACTGGCTGTACAAGCTGCCCCCCAG GTCTTGACTCAGGAAAACTTAGCCACAGTTCTGACAGGAGTTATGGTTCCAGCAGGGGCAGTTACTCAACCTCTTCTTATCCCCATCAGTATTGCAGGTCAAGTGGCTGGGCAGCAGGGGCTGGCCGTGTGGACAATTCCTACAGCAACTGTAGCTGCCCTCCCAGGACTGACCGCTGCTTCTCCTACGGGGGGAATTTTCAAGCCACCATTAGCTGGTCTCCAAG CAGCTGCCGTGCTGAACACCGCCCTCCCGGCACCTGTGCAAGCTGCCGCACCGGTCCAGGCCTCCTCGCCAGCCCAGCCCCGGCCACCAGCCCAGCCCCAGACGCTGTTCCAGCCCCAGCCGCTGCTGCAGACCACACCTGCCATCCTCCCGCAGCCCGCCGCTGCCCCCACcgctgcccccacccccaaaccaGTGGACACCGCCCCACAGATCACCGTCCAGCCTGCAGGCTTCGCACTTAGCCCGGGAATC ATCAGTGCTGCTTCCCTGGGGGGCCAGACCCAGATCCTGGGCTCCCTCGCCACAGCTCCCGTCATTACCAACGCCATTCCCAGCATGCCGGGGATCAGCAGTCAGATCCTCACCAATGCTCAGGGACAG GTTATTGGAACACTGCCATGGGTAGTGAACTCAGCTAGCGTGGCGGCCTCGGCACCAGCACCAAGCCTGCAGGTCCAGGCCGTGACCCCCCAACTCTTATTGAATGCCCAGGGTCAGGTGATTGCGACCCTAGCCAGcagccccctgcctcagcctgtgGCTGTCCGGAAGCCGAGCACCCCGGAGTCCCCTGCTAAGAGTGAG GTGCAGCCCATCCAGCCCACACCGGCTGTGCCCCCGCCTGCGGTGGTAATCaccagctcagccccagcagcCAAACCGTCTGCCTCTGCTCCCATCCCGATCACCTGCTCAGAGACGCCTACAGTCAGCCAGTTGGTGTCCA AGCCACATACTCCAAGTCTGGATGAAGATGGGATCAACTTAGAGGAGATCCGGGAGTTTGCCAAGAACTTTAAGATCCGGCGGCTCTCCTTGGGCCTTACACAGACCCAAGTGGGTCAGGCGCTGACTGCGACAGAAGGGCCAGCCTACAGCCAGTCAGCCATCTGCCG CTTTGAGAAGCTGGACATCACGCCCAAGAGCGCCCAGAAGCTGAAGCCCGTGCTGGAGAAGTGGCTGAACGAGGCGGAGCTCCGGAACCAGGAAGGCCAGCAGAACCTGATGGAGTTCGTAGGTGGCGAGCCCTCCAAGAAACGCAAGCGCCGTACGTCCTTCACGCCGCAGGCCATAGAAGCCCTCAACGCCTACTTCGAGAAGAATCCGCTGCCCACGGGCCAGGAGATCACGGAGATTGCCAAGGAGCTCAACTATGACCGGGAGGTGGTGCGGGTCTGGTTCTGCAATCGGCGTCAGACGCTCAAGAACACCAGCAAGCTGAATGTCTTTCAGATCCCTTAG